The nucleotide window GCATTTGAAGCGTGGTCCGGTTTAACAGCTCAAGAACGCAGCCTATTTTTAGCTAAATGGCATCAATTAATCGAAGATAACAAAGAAGAAATTGGAAAAATCATGACGATGGAACAAGGAAAACCTTTAAAGGAAGCGATAGGAGAAGTCGGATACGCCAACGGTTTTATCTCGTGGTACGCAGAAGAAGCCAAGCGAATTTATGGCGAGACCATCCCCGCTTCCCACACGAATAAACGCATATTCGTGCAAAAACAACCGGTCGGTGTGGTGGCAGCTATAACCCCATGGAACTTCCCAGCAGCGATGATTACCCGTAAAGTGGCTCCGGCTCTCGCCGCCGGTTGTACAGCAGTTATTAAGCCGGCAGAGGACACGCCGCTTACAGCGTTAAAGTTGGCAGAGCTCGCTGAGGAAGCAGGTATTCCGGCAGGAGTGGTCAATGTCATTACCGGGAATCCACAAGAAATCGGAGATACATGGCTTCAGGACAAACGCGTACGAAAAATTACTTTTACAGGCTCCACTGAAGTTGGAAAACAACTGATGAAAGGGGCCGCTGAAACGGTTAAGAAGGTATCGCTTGAACTCGGCGGACACGCCCCGTTTATCGTCATGGAAGATGCGGATATCGACAAAGCCGTGGAACAGCTAATCGGCTCTAAATTCCGGAATTCCGGCCAAACGTGCATTTGCACGAATCGCGTGTACGTACAAGCATCGATCCTGGAAACCTTTAGCGAAAAATTCACAGCAGCTGTTGCGAAATTAAAGACCGGAAACGGATTGGAAGAAAACGTTGACCTCGGCCCATTGATTAATGAACAAGCCATAGAAAAAGTCCAGAACCATCTGGATGACGCGACAGCAAAAGGCGGAGCGGTATTAGTCGGCGGAAACAGCTTCGTGAAAAACGAAGGTCAATATTTTGAACCGACCATAATATCCGGCGCCACCGACGACATGCTTTGCATGAATGAAGAGACCTTTGGGCCCGTCGCACCCATTGCTTCTTTTCAAACCGAAGAAGAAGTCATCCAGCGCGCGAACAACTCACCCTACGGATTAGCCGCTTATGTGTTCTCGGAAAACATCGGAAAAGCCGTTCGTGTGAGTGAAGGATTGGATTACGGTATTGTGGGCGTCAATGACGGGCTTCCTTCCGTGCCGCAGGCGCCTTTCGGGGGAATGAAAGAAAGTGGTTTGGGAAGAGAAGGCAGCCACCATGGGATTGAGGAGTATTTGGAAGTGAAGTATATTTCTTTGGCCGTTTAGGTTTATGTAAAAGCGACATACAACTTACGGGGGAATACTTCCCCGAGTGTTTTTATCTTGATGATATGCCGAAGATCAAGACCCCCAACAATTGCGATATTAGCTCGGCATTTTACAGAAGCCATTTTTGGCCTGACACCCAAGTCATGCAACGGTGTGCACACACCATATGAATTGACAAAACAAAGAAGCCAATAACCCTGCCCATATAGGGTTATGGCTGTTTTCTTATAAAATCACACAATATTAAAACCCAGTTACCCGCTCCCTACTGTATTTCCCCAATCTCCTCGATCGTTTGCGGGTTAACTAGTAAATCTAGATCACCGGGGTCTTCCTTTAAGTAAGCTTTCCGTATCGTTCGGTGTTTAATTTTTTCATTTTTTGTTTTAGGGAGATCGGACATCGCGTGAATCGCCTTTGGACTTAGAGCCTTTCCAAGACGTTTGCTAATCATCTCTATGAGTTCATCCATTAGAGCTTTTGTCGCTTCATTGCCTTGATTGAGCACGACAAAACAAACGGGGGCTTCTCCCTTCACGTCGTCTGGTACGCCAATAACGGCTGATTCAAGGACAGCGGGGTGATCCACAATAATGGATTCCACTTCTGCCGGCCCTAAACGTTTGCCGGCTATATTCATCGTATCGTCTGATCGACCGAAAATCGTCCAATAGCCATCTTCATCTTGAATCACGGCGTCGCCATGAACCCACGTATTCTCCCATTTTTGCCAGTAGGTTTCTTCATATCTCTCCGGGTCCTGCCAAAATCCATCGGTCATGCCTAACCACGGCTGTCTTAGTACCAGTTCCCCGGTTTCGTTCACTACAGGCTCTCCTGATGAGTTATAGGCTTGCGCATCCATCCCGAGCGCTCGTGCATTAAAATTGGCTGGTGCTATCGGCTTGAGGGATATGTTCGTCAAGATCACACCGCCGATTTCCGTTCCACCGGAAAAGTTTATGATCGGGAATCGTTTGTTGATCACTTTTTCATACAGCCATTGCCATGGTTCCGGGTTCCAAGGCTCTCCTGTCGACCCAATCGCCATTAAGCTTGAAAGATCATGTTTTTTCACCGGCTCTTCACCGTGCTGCATGAGGGAACGAATCAACGTCGGAGCAATCCCTAGATAGGTAACCTGATGGCGATCGATTAATTCCCATAGACGATCAATGCTCGGTTTTGTAGGGGATCCTTCATATAGGAGCATCGTTGAGGCACTCAGCAGACTGCCAAAAACATGGGAAGGCCCCATTATCCAACCCATATCCGTTATCCAGAAATTCACGCCGCCACTGCCTCCCGGTTGCCGATCGCCATTGCCGAAAGCTCCTTTCACTGCATATGGGCCGTGATTATGAACCGTACCTTTCGGTCGGCCAGTCGTCCCTGATGTATAAATCACCATGCAAGGATCCATGCTGTCCATTGGTTCCGCCTCAAAATGCTCTATGCCACTTTCTAGTTCGACCCACTCCATATCTCTATTTTCCATCCAAGGAATGTCTCTGCCCATCCTTGTCACGACAACGACTTTTTCCACACAGGAAACCATTGAAACAGCTTCATCCACCACTTCTTTCACAGGAAATACGTTTCCTGATCTTAGATACCCGTCTACTGTGATCAGCATTTTTGCCTGGGAATGATCAAGCCTTTTAGCAATTGGATCTGCACCAAAACCTGAAAAACTGGGCACAAAAATAGCACCTAATTTAATGATCGCAAGAACGGCAACGACCATCTCGGGAATCATCGGCATTTGGATGACAATTCGATCACCCTTAGAAATGCCTTGTTGTTTTAAGCCGTTAGCAACTTGATTCACCCAGTCGTTCAATTCGGCATACGTATATGTCTCACGCTTATAATCTTCACGTTCCCAGATGATAGCGGGGCGATTAGCGATTTCGGGATCTTTAACCCACCGTTCCAGACAATTGTGTGCGACATTCAATTGTCCGCCGACAAACCAAGCTGGCCATGCCTTTCCTTTACTAAGATCCAAAACTTGCTGATAAGGTTGGAACCATTCAATACCGGTTCTCTTTTCTGCTTCTCCCCAAAACCACGAGATATCCCGAATCGAAGCGTCATATAACGCTTCGTAGCTTTCAAACCCGAGTTCTTTGATCCACTCGTAAAGCGGCGACTGTTGCATTGTGTCTTCAGTTGGAAACCATACGGGGTTTGCGCTCATTTTATTACCTCACTTTAAAGAAAAGACTTGAACAGCATTAATGACTGCTCAAGCACCTTTTTTCATTCAAAATCATTCACCCACATTCACAACCAATTTCCCGTACGTCTTCCGATCCGCCAACAGATTTAACGCATGTGGTACTTCTTCAAAGCGATACTGCTCATAAATCAACGGCTTGATTTTGCCTTCTTCGTACATGGAACAAAGGGTTTTGTGGATATTTACCATTTCCTCTTCGTAAAGCCTGGCAAAATAACCCCAGTGAACGCCGACGATCGAGTAGTTTTTCACCAATGCGTGGTTGGCGGGGGCTTCAGGTATTCTTCCCCCTGCAAAGCCGATGACGAGTAGGCGGCCGGCGAAGGCAATGCATTTTCGTGAGCGGTCAAAGGTGTCGCTGCCGACGGGGTCGAAGATAACATCAGCCCCGCGGCCATCTGTTTCTTTTTTTACAGTGTCGACGAAATCTTCCGCTCTGTAATCAATGGCGACGTCGGCGCCTAAGTCTTTGCATACTTGTACTTTTTCCGGACCTCCTGCCGTTGCAATGATGCGTGCGCCGGCGGCTTTCCCTAGTTCAATCGCGGCTGAACCCACGCCGCCGGACCCGGCGTGGACGAGCAGCACTTCGCCCGCCTTGATGTTTCCACGATCGTGCAGAGCGTAATAAGCAGTTTGGTACGTGATGTACATGGCGGCCGCTTCCTCAAAGGACATCGATTCCGGGACGCTGAAAACGGAGGCTTCAGGGACCGAGACCCATTCCGCGAAACCGCCGGCGGGCATCGCAGGTCTCGCCAATACTTTTTGCCCGACTTGAAAAGCACTTCCGTCATCGGCTGCTTCTACCGTTCCCGCGATTTCCGCGCCCGGTGTAAACGGGAGCGGTGGTTTTTCTTGGTATTTCCCTTGGCATAATAGGATATCGAAAAAATTTAATGCTGCTGTTTGTGTTTTAATGAGCACCTGTCCTTCTTCCCGAGCAGGTTTTTCAACCTCTTCCAAAGCCAGTGCCTGATCGGGATCCGCGAGTTCTTTTACTTGCCACGCGCGCATTCATTCCACTCCTTTTTTTATCGTTTAAACGCTGCCGCGCCGTCGTCCACGTAATGCACATGGGCATTCAGGAACGAGGCATCGTCGCTTGCCAAAAATGTCACCAGTTTCGCGACTTCTTCCGGTTTCCCGGCTTTCCTGCGCATTTGCGCTTTTTCTATTTTGGCCCACACTTCCGGGTTCTTTTTCCATTCGGATACGATTTCGGTTTCAATAAGTCCCGGTGCAATGGCCGTTACCCGAATGTTATGACGGGCCAAGTCTAAAGCTGCCGACTTCGTCATGGAGACGACGGCGCCTTTGCTTGCATGGTAGGCGAAGCGGTTTCGATC belongs to Salicibibacter cibi and includes:
- a CDS encoding NAD-dependent succinate-semialdehyde dehydrogenase, which gives rise to MTRQECCCNGNYRLPRYKFRESRWQGDELGHFDVVNPATKQAIATVPSGGRNEAEQAVEAAHAAFEAWSGLTAQERSLFLAKWHQLIEDNKEEIGKIMTMEQGKPLKEAIGEVGYANGFISWYAEEAKRIYGETIPASHTNKRIFVQKQPVGVVAAITPWNFPAAMITRKVAPALAAGCTAVIKPAEDTPLTALKLAELAEEAGIPAGVVNVITGNPQEIGDTWLQDKRVRKITFTGSTEVGKQLMKGAAETVKKVSLELGGHAPFIVMEDADIDKAVEQLIGSKFRNSGQTCICTNRVYVQASILETFSEKFTAAVAKLKTGNGLEENVDLGPLINEQAIEKVQNHLDDATAKGGAVLVGGNSFVKNEGQYFEPTIISGATDDMLCMNEETFGPVAPIASFQTEEEVIQRANNSPYGLAAYVFSENIGKAVRVSEGLDYGIVGVNDGLPSVPQAPFGGMKESGLGREGSHHGIEEYLEVKYISLAV
- a CDS encoding AMP-binding protein, whose product is MSANPVWFPTEDTMQQSPLYEWIKELGFESYEALYDASIRDISWFWGEAEKRTGIEWFQPYQQVLDLSKGKAWPAWFVGGQLNVAHNCLERWVKDPEIANRPAIIWEREDYKRETYTYAELNDWVNQVANGLKQQGISKGDRIVIQMPMIPEMVVAVLAIIKLGAIFVPSFSGFGADPIAKRLDHSQAKMLITVDGYLRSGNVFPVKEVVDEAVSMVSCVEKVVVVTRMGRDIPWMENRDMEWVELESGIEHFEAEPMDSMDPCMVIYTSGTTGRPKGTVHNHGPYAVKGAFGNGDRQPGGSGGVNFWITDMGWIMGPSHVFGSLLSASTMLLYEGSPTKPSIDRLWELIDRHQVTYLGIAPTLIRSLMQHGEEPVKKHDLSSLMAIGSTGEPWNPEPWQWLYEKVINKRFPIINFSGGTEIGGVILTNISLKPIAPANFNARALGMDAQAYNSSGEPVVNETGELVLRQPWLGMTDGFWQDPERYEETYWQKWENTWVHGDAVIQDEDGYWTIFGRSDDTMNIAGKRLGPAEVESIIVDHPAVLESAVIGVPDDVKGEAPVCFVVLNQGNEATKALMDELIEMISKRLGKALSPKAIHAMSDLPKTKNEKIKHRTIRKAYLKEDPGDLDLLVNPQTIEEIGEIQ
- a CDS encoding NADPH:quinone oxidoreductase family protein, which codes for MRAWQVKELADPDQALALEEVEKPAREEGQVLIKTQTAALNFFDILLCQGKYQEKPPLPFTPGAEIAGTVEAADDGSAFQVGQKVLARPAMPAGGFAEWVSVPEASVFSVPESMSFEEAAAMYITYQTAYYALHDRGNIKAGEVLLVHAGSGGVGSAAIELGKAAGARIIATAGGPEKVQVCKDLGADVAIDYRAEDFVDTVKKETDGRGADVIFDPVGSDTFDRSRKCIAFAGRLLVIGFAGGRIPEAPANHALVKNYSIVGVHWGYFARLYEEEMVNIHKTLCSMYEEGKIKPLIYEQYRFEEVPHALNLLADRKTYGKLVVNVGE